In one Hoplias malabaricus isolate fHopMal1 chromosome X1, fHopMal1.hap1, whole genome shotgun sequence genomic region, the following are encoded:
- the LOC136675619 gene encoding transferrin receptor protein 1-like, protein MDNSSQIELVLSSELDEEGGVTHHFHPLHSSRYNPRSLRNICFMITAVVFLFGFGFLVGYLAHPKTDRVTPSGTISSDDDDDDKRATVQKELVLDWSNLTALLKASLTTSSIENTLSQFSNDSHEAGSPGDEELGKKLVAKFRDYNMNPWTDEHFIKVPERPPTGSNRVTFRGAEFKESGYLAYSETGAVNGSVLYGYYGREEDFKTLKDLNINLKGRIVLLRAGIISFAEKVANAASVDVSAVLIYPDPADYTFDEGTDLFGHVHLGCGDPYTPAFPSFNNTQFPPAKSSGLPAIPAQTIRASTAAAIMKGMGGRDPPRGWGDGGLRGVTYKLGNESDLVTVEVNNVLTEKKIHNVFGVIRGFEDPDHYVVIGAQRDAWGPGYAKSTVGTSLLLELARAISEVVSKGGFKPRRSIVFVSWSAGEYGAVGATEWLESYRSSLSMRAFSYINLDGVVTGTTFKASASPLMYDLIQSTLKEVSSPTDSSRSLYSQAAESNWEAAVIEPMKFSDTAYPFLAFSGIPSVSLRFSADKQYPYFGTVSDTRANLDSKTSRNLPALIKTAGEVAGQMALRLVHDHLLRLNVEKYTTVIRSTVALINRDITGLKSAGRIPNTFSTEWLMSALGSYSRAANQLTNSIRNSDLTNSEQCRIINDRIMGVERDFLSFYACPRESPFRHIVLGSGSHTLEGLRSHIAAIKAGSSSTDTDLLRNQLALASWTIHSCANALAGNVWDVGIEI, encoded by the exons ATGGACAACAGCAGTCAGATAGAACTGGTTCTGTCCAGTGAGTTGGATGAAGAGGGGGGAGTGACCCATCACTTCCATCCGTTACACAGCAGCAGATATAACCCCCGCTCTCTCAGGAACATCTGCTTTATGATCACAGCCGTTGTGTTCCTCTTTGGATTTG GATTCCTGGTGGGATATCTTGCTCATccaaagacagacagagtcaCTCCTAGCGGCACGATATcttctgatgatgatgatgatgacaaacGAGCCACGGTTCAGAAAGAATTAGTCTTGGACTGGAGCAACCTTACAGCCTTATTAAAGGCCTCACTGACCACCAGCAGCATTGAAAACACACTCAG TCAGTTCTCCAATGACAGTCATGAAGCAGGATCTCCAGGAGACGAGGAACTGGGGAAAAAACTGGTGGCAAAATTCAGGGATTACAACATGAACCCATGGACGGACGAGCACTTCATTAAAGTCCCAGAACGGCCTCCCACTGGATCCAACAGGGTGACCTTCCGCGGTGCAGAGTTTAAGGAGTCGGGCTATTTGGCCTACAGCGAAACAGGAGCAGTCAAT GGGTCAGTTCTGTATGGATATTATGGACGAGAGGAGGACTTCAAAACACTAAAAGACTTAAATATTAACCTCAAAGGAAGGATTGTTTTACTCAGAGCTGGAATCATTAGTTTTGCTGAAAAG GTTGCTAACGCAGCCAGCGTGGACGTGAGTGCTGTTCTGATTTACCCTGATCCTGCCGACTACACTTTTGATGAAGGAACTGATCTGTTTGGTCAC gtCCATCTTGGCTGTGGCGACCCGTACACTCCAGCGTTCCCCTCCTTCAATAACACTCAGTTTCCTCCAGCAAAGTCCTCCGGCCTTCCCGCCATTCCAGCACAGACCATCAGAGCCAGCACAGCTGCAGCGATCATGAA GGGAATGGGAGGTCGAGACCCTCCTCGTGGTTGGGGTGATGGTGGTCTCCGAGGTGTGACGTATAAACTCGGTAATGAGAGCGATCTGGTCACTGTGGAGGTCAACAACGTCCTCACGGAGAAGAAGATCCACAACGTGTTTGGAGTCATCAGAGGTTTTGAGGATCCAG ACCATTATGTGGTGATTGGAGCTCAGAGGGATGCCTGGGGTCCTGGATACGCAAAGTCTACAGTAGGCACCAGTTTACTGCTGGAGTTGGCCAGGGCCATTAGTGAAGTGGTCAGCAAAG GTGGGTTCAAGCCGAGGAGGAGTATAGTGTTTGTTAGTTGGAGCGCTGGAGAATATGGAGCTGTGGGCGCCACCGAGTGGCTGGAG aGCTATCGGTCTTCTCTGAGCATGAGAGCTTTCTCCTACATTAATCTGGATGGAGTCGTTACAG GTACCACTTTTAAAGCGAGTGCAAGTCCCCTCATGTACGACTTAATCCAGAGCACCCTGAAAGAG GTTTCTTCACCCACTGACTCCAGTAGGAGTTTGTATTCTCAGGCGGCTGAAAGCAACTGGGAAGCAGCTGT GATTGAGCCGATGAAATTTTCCGACACTGCGTATCCGTTCCTGGCTTTCTCTGGCATCCCTTCAGTCTCATTGCGCTTTTCTGCA GATAAACAGTACCCATACTTTGGCACCGTGTCAGACACCCGGGCAAATCTGGACAGTAAAACATCCCGGAACCTACCCGCCCTGATAAAGACCGCGGGAGAGGTCGCGGGACAGATGGCTCTTCGCCTGGTTCACGATCACCTGCTCAGGCTGAATGTGGAGAAATACACCACCGTCATTCGCTCCACTGTGGCTCTGATAAACAGAGACATCACCGGTCTGAAATCG GCTGGGAGAATTCCAAACACCTTTTCCACAGAGTGGTTGATGTCAGCTTTGGGCTCATACAGTCGAGCTGCCAATCAACTCACCAACAGCATCAGAAACAGTGACCTGACCAACTCTGAGCAGTGTCGCATCATCAATGACCGCATCATGGGG GTGGAGAgagattttctttcattttatgcCTGTCCAAGGGAAAGTCCATTCAGACACATTGTGCTGGGCTCTGGTTCTCACACTCTGGAAGGTTTGCGGAGTCACATAGCTGCGATAAAGGCGGGTTCATCCAGCACAGACACTGATCTGCTGAGGAACCAGTTAGCTCTGGCCTCCTGGACCATCCACAGCTGTGCCAATGCACTGGCCGGCAACGTGTGGGACGTGGGCATTGAGATTTAA